The genomic window CACAGCAAAAAATTCCTACAGCAATTGGAATTATTGCCGGGTTAAGAAATCGTCCCGTATCCATTAGGCAAATTGGGCTGCAAGCACGGGCTGCAAAACAACGTGGTTTAGGTGTTTGTTTCTTTTACTACGAAAGTTTGTGGAATCACGCTTCAGAAACTGTTGCTCAAAGACAATCGGGTTTTCAAGCGCTGTTTCCTTCTCTAGCGTTGCGGGCTACTAGATAAAGTAATTTATGGCGATCGCACAGCAGTTTTGGTAATTCTTCTCAACCAGATTGGAGTATTGCGGTTAAGGTTGGGTAGTTGCTTGCAAGTAAATTTATTTGGGCAGTGGTCGGCATACCGCCCTCTCTTATAAAAACATTGCGGAGCAGTCAAAACTATACGCGCACCTTTTCAAAAAGTCCTTTTGATATTATAGCTAAAGGAAAAATGGAGGTGTTGTAAAAGTGTTGGTAAAAAGTTAAATAGATAGACCAAATTTGTATCTATTAATAAACATCCCAATCGCTAAATTGTGCATGACAACTGTTTTGGGGAAAAATAGTTTTTCGAGCTAAACGCTTAATTCGAGTTGCAAATTCAAATGCTTATTTTCTATCTTTTGAGTATTTTGTTTGCCAATTTTATGCAAGTGTTGCTCTAAATACCGTTAATAAGCTCCCCAATTATCGGTGTAAAAACGGGTAATTTCAAAGGGTTCTAATCAAGCTTTCAATTGGACAAAAACTTCATCACAACGTGTCCCAAAAACGTAGGCTAAAACTTTTCTGCTCTGACGCTCAATAGCGTGCCACAACCACCTTTGGTTAGCTTTTTTTCCAACGAAGCTCCACATTTCATCGTTTTTTCGATTCCATCCCAATCGTCATCAAGTCTAGTTTAGCTACACAAATATCAACCACCATTGATTCGCAATCAGATTGCTTTAACATTAATAAATCCACTGGTTGCAATTGGGTTTGTTTTTTTAGTTCTTTGATAACAGTGCTAGTGCTAATATGCAATACTCTTGCTGTATCTCGAATTCCACTGCCGTTAAGAGCCATGTCTACAATTTGTTGTTTTACTTTTCGGGACTGTCCTTGATAAGCATAATTTAAAATGAATGTTCAACCCTCACAAACTTGTTCGCGACATTGGTAGCGTTACTTCCCTTGAGGAGTCTTCCCATTTTTTACAATATTTACTCCCTGACAGTAAGGACAATGCAATACTTGTGTAATCATGGCTAATCTTGATACTATTTATACTACTACTTCCCTAATTGAATGTTGTCATATCAACACTTTTGCAACATCTCCCTCTACTCCTCCAATTGAAAATCCATGCAGATGAGAATTCGTCCAACCCATCGATGATTGAATAATCTGATGTAATTTTCCTAGTGTGATGTAACGGTTGACTTGTACCCGTCTCCAGATTGGCGGACTAAAATCTTTAAGCGTGATTTTCAGTTGATAAACAGATTTAGCCTTTGATTGTAATTGATTTGCCATATTAGGTTGTTTAATTTCAATTTGAGACTTAGGATTCGATTGTCGATATCGTTTAACAATTTCATTAACCGTCGTCTTACTCAAGTGCAATACCCCCACAATTTGACGGTAGGAATTACCTTGCTCCACTATCAGTAATACCTTGGAAGTCAATTGGTCTGCTTTCACTCTTTGTCGAGGTTGCCTGCCTAATTTCTGACCCCGTGCCTTAGCTCAGAGATAATTCATTCTAGAAGGGAAAATAATTTATCGATATCATGAGCAAGACATCGTTCAGCTTTGGTAAGAGAATCATAGCCAGACCTCCGCGCGATATTGCGGATAATAGACCAATTGGTGGCAGCATTGTAGTTACTAAATGGGGCAGCATCTTCTCCAAAAATTACATCTTTCACGAGCGTGCAAACGATTTTCAATTCCCCAATTAAGTTCAGTAAAGACCTTGACGATGCGACAGGTAATTCATCCGTGAGTCTTCTCAATATCAACAAACTGTTCCCAGGGTTTTTGACCAGTGGCAATCGTTTTACCCCTCTCCTAAGAAACAATTTGAGTAGAGGGGTAATCCACAATCCAATACTCTGCAATGCCTAAACGCTGATATTCTGCCAATTTATCGATGTAATCGTCTTCCCAATTGGTTGAAACAACTTCTACCGCTAGTTGGATCGGCTTAGTTAAAGCTGCATAACATGATACATTGGAGTTCCACTCTACCTCGCTAACTACACTAACATCAGGATTTCTACCTCGTTCTCGCCCCTCACAGGTGGAAGTTTTGATTAGTATGCCTTTATCAGTAATATAGCTAAGATTATTGCGCCTAATTTCATCGTCGAAAGCAAATAATAAAAATCTTCCTACATTTAACTCAAAAATGCCCTTGCCATCAGGGTATTGCTGAAGAAACTCGGCAAAATTTAGCTTTTTAGTAGTGGTAGTCATAAAAAGTACCTTGTGCTTTTACAAAGCTGTTAGTTGCAACCTTATTTGTAGGCAATGTACCACTAGCTCAATTAAACCAGCTAATGGACGGGCAAAAAACTGACACATTCTCTCGCCCACAAATGCTGCTGTCAAAATAACACTATAGACAGCGATCGCACTTAATAAAAAAGTACATATTACAGGAACTTCAAGTAAACTTTAAGATTCTTTATAAATAGAAGCCTTATGCTAGTATTTGGGTGATTTAAGCGTTTAAGTATTGATAATTGACCGCATACGCTATTTAAAGGCGTTTCTATACTTTGGTGGTTGAGGAAAGGAAAGGAGTGGAGAACAGCATATTCATGGCACAACCAAACATTCATGATAGGCGCAATCAGCCTCAACCAATCCGCGTAGGCGTGATTGGAGTGGGGAATATGGGACAGCATCATACCCGCGTACTAAGTTTACTTAAAGATGTAGAGCTTATTGGGGTTTCGGATATCAATGTAGAAAGAGGACTCGATACTGCTAGTAAGTACCGAGTTCGTTTTTTTGAAGACTATCAAGATTTACTACCTCATATAGATGCAGTATGTATTGCAGTTCCCACTTATTTACATCATTCAGTGGGGATGATTTGCTTGGAAGCTGGCATTCATGTTTTGATCGAAAAGCCAATTGCTGCTAGTATTGCCGAAGCGGAATCATTGGTAAATGCTGCTGCTGAGACTGGGAGTATTTTACAAGTAGGTCATATTGAACGCTTTAATCCGGCTTTCCAAGAACTGAGCAAAGTTTTAAAAACCGAGCAATTGCTGGCGATAGAAGCTCATCGGATGAGTCCTTACTCCGATCGCGCCAATGATGTATCGGTAGTATTAGACTTAATGATTCATGATATTGATTTACTCTTAGAACTAGCCAATTCTCCGGTAGTGAAGTTAACAGCAAGCGGTAGCCGCGCCTGTACGGCTGAATCGGTCAACTTTTCGGCAAATACCAAACCACGCCCATATTTAGACTACGTTACAGCTACTCTGGGCTTTGCGAATGGGATTGTAGCAACCCTTACGGCTAGTAAAGTTACTCATTGCAAAATTCGCCGGATTGCGGCTCATTGCAAAAACTCGTTGACGGAAGCAGATTTTCTTAATAATGAAATATTGATACATCGGCAAACAACGGCTAATTGCATGACAGACTACGGTCAAGTGCTTTATCGTCAAGATGGTTTGATTGAAAAAGTTTACACCAGCAATATAGAACCGCTCCACGCAGAACTTGAGCATTTTGTCAACTGTGTAAGGGGTGGAAATCAGCCTTCAGTAGGGGGAGAACAAGCATTAAAAGCGCTGAGACTAGCAAGTTTAATTGAGCAGATGGCT from Synechocystis sp. PCC 7509 includes these protein-coding regions:
- a CDS encoding IS1-like element transposase encodes the protein MALNGSGIRDTARVLHISTSTVIKELKKQTQLQPVDLLMLKQSDCESMVVDICVAKLDLMTIGMESKKR
- a CDS encoding Uma2 family endonuclease, translating into MTTTTKKLNFAEFLQQYPDGKGIFELNVGRFLLFAFDDEIRRNNLSYITDKGILIKTSTCEGRERGRNPDVSVVSEVEWNSNVSCYAALTKPIQLAVEVVSTNWEDDYIDKLAEYQRLGIAEYWIVDYPSTQIVS
- a CDS encoding Gfo/Idh/MocA family protein gives rise to the protein MAQPNIHDRRNQPQPIRVGVIGVGNMGQHHTRVLSLLKDVELIGVSDINVERGLDTASKYRVRFFEDYQDLLPHIDAVCIAVPTYLHHSVGMICLEAGIHVLIEKPIAASIAEAESLVNAAAETGSILQVGHIERFNPAFQELSKVLKTEQLLAIEAHRMSPYSDRANDVSVVLDLMIHDIDLLLELANSPVVKLTASGSRACTAESVNFSANTKPRPYLDYVTATLGFANGIVATLTASKVTHCKIRRIAAHCKNSLTEADFLNNEILIHRQTTANCMTDYGQVLYRQDGLIEKVYTSNIEPLHAELEHFVNCVRGGNQPSVGGEQALKALRLASLIEQMALDGRAWKQSGIDTNSPSCDIVTV
- a CDS encoding IS1096 element passenger TnpR family protein, with amino-acid sequence MKADQLTSKVLLIVEQGNSYRQIVGVLHLSKTTVNEIVKRYRQSNPKSQIEIKQPNMANQLQSKAKSVYQLKITLKDFSPPIWRRVQVNRYITLGKLHQIIQSSMGWTNSHLHGFSIGGVEGDVAKVLI
- a CDS encoding IS1 family transposase, translating into MWSFVGKKANQRWLWHAIERQSRKVLAYVFGTRCDEVFVQLKA